GGACTGCACCTGTTCTGCTGGTGTTGCCGTAGCTGCCAGACCCGGAGCCTGATGCGCCTGTGCCTGGGGCTCCGGACCGCAATGGTGCCTGGCTTGAGTTACCTGGTGCAGCGGAGATGTCTCTTGGTGGGGAAATGTTTCTCGAATCGGTTGATGTATTGGATGACGATctttgtcgtcgtctgtagGTGCTCACGGTGACTTCTCCTTTGGAATTGAGGACTTCGGTTTCCAGCTCCCCGTCGTCAATCGGCATCATGGCTTGAGTGCTCTCCACGTTCGACACAGACGGTTCCAGCTCAGAACTTGCCCCCAACACGAGAGCGCCCAGCGCCAAGTAATCAAACACTTCACAACAGTATCGCCATACATTTGCGCTGCCATATTTTCGAATGCATTCATCGTAGAAACCATACACGGTTGTAATCTGGCGCGATTCGTGGTTCCCACGAATAAGGGTCATACGGTCAGGATATCGGACTTTTAGGcaaaggaggaggaggaaggatTCGAGAGAGTAAAACCCGCGGTCAACAAAGTCGCCCATGAAAAGGTAGTTGGTATCGGGAACGTCGCCCCCGACCCGGAAAAGTTCCATCAAGTCATGAAACTGGCCGTGGATATCTCCACAGATCGTAACTGGAGCATCCACCGAAACCACATTTCCTTCTTCGATTAACAGCTCGCGCGCTTTGTAGCAGAGTTCTCGGACTTGGGCTTCGGGTATCAAACGACAGGCGCGCAGTTGCGCGATCGCCCTACAGAACCGGTATTAGCATCCTCCAATCCCCTGGTATCAGAGATAAAGCAACGCACTCGTCCAAGTCGCTCATGGTGATTCAATGTAACGAACGGTTTTGTACTCGACAGAATGGGACTGTCGGCGTCTGAGCGGGTTAGAAGATCAGTGGGTCCTGGATAAGGGCGAGAGAGGTCAAGTGAGCTTGGAAGAAGAGCACCCGCAGCAGAGtcaagagggagaagaaatCGTTAGGTGTAGAGAAAAAGCAGAGTCATCTTCGTCTGGAACATATCCCGACCGGATCCCCGCTATAACTGTCCTTTAAATGATGGAAGTAGATGAGATGGCAGAGGGAGAGATGATGTTATTTTTGCTCTTTTTTTGCCCGCGCGTCGAGACGACTTTCGCGCTGTGCTGTCTGGACGGGGCCGCAGCCAATCAGGTAGCCGGTAGATAAGATTAGATCTGATCGCCAAGGCGAGGCCGAATTCTCGCAAGTCTGACTTGACTCGGCGGAACCGCATCGCTCAACGGCCGCAGCCCCCAAACATACACACTTCAATTGGAGAGGCCATGGATTATATTTAAGGGCCTTATCAATTGCTTTTGGCTTTGTCATTGAGGTATGTGATCTTTCCGAATTTCCGGTTGGACCTCCACATTAATCGTACGTCACAACAGACACAGACACAGACCCTCCGATGTTACTCTAACGACGCAATTCCAACCGCAATTACTCCCGTTTTTGCTTTTCCTCACCAATTGATCATGCCGCCTCACCTCCATCCCCGGTCCCGGTCGACGGCCTCACTTTTTGCCACGACCCTCCTAGCCTCTTTGGTGGTTGTGGGTTTACCACACGTTTTTCCATGCCCCGCCCCGCGTCGCACACTTGCCGAT
This region of Aspergillus chevalieri M1 DNA, chromosome 4, nearly complete sequence genomic DNA includes:
- a CDS encoding serine/threonine-protein phosphatase (COG:G,T;~EggNog:ENOG410PHPW;~InterPro:IPR004843,IPR006186;~PFAM:PF00149;~go_function: GO:0016787 - hydrolase activity [Evidence IEA]), with translation MSDLDEAIAQLRACRLIPEAQVRELCYKARELLIEEGNVVSVDAPVTICGDIHGQFHDLMELFRVGGDVPDTNYLFMGDFVDRGFYSLESFLLLLCLKVRYPDRMTLIRGNHESRQITTVYGFYDECIRKYGSANVWRYCCEVFDYLALGALVLGASSELEPSVSNVESTQAMMPIDDGELETEVLNSKGEVTVSTYRRRQRSSSNTSTDSRNISPPRDISAAPGNSSQAPLRSGAPGTGASGSGSGSYGNTSRTGAVLCVHGGLSPAIESVDKIRLIDRKQEVPHEGPMCDLLWSDPDEIEGWGLSPRGAGFLFGGDIVKGFNYTNDLSLVARAHQLVMEGYKEMFDGGIVTVWSAPNYCYRCGNVAAILELGEDTSNGGTVARNSGEYGRSNGLLMGSNGVGSSVVSPGRRYRVFEAAAQDTRGMPAKKPVADYFL